A region of Thermococcus barossii DNA encodes the following proteins:
- a CDS encoding energy-coupling factor transporter transmembrane component T family protein: protein MIYPFYFERDSLLHGLDPRVKILGTVAGIAAIMLYNDPVFLIPLFFMTLIAVRVLGKIEIREQLRLLKPLIPIVIITLIIWPLIYKPRPQGLLFGVSFSMRLLTFALLTFMLLMTTTQRDLILGFVRLGMPYEFGLTISIALRYIPTLYMLTGNIMDAQKSRGWEVEKGNFLVRMKRMSAVLIPLLVASLKTAHELSIALESRALGATKKRTFLYDIEMTGRDYAATAVILILFGLALYVRYGLGLGHVSIYG, encoded by the coding sequence ATGATATATCCGTTCTACTTCGAGAGGGATTCCCTCCTCCATGGCCTCGATCCCAGGGTTAAGATACTCGGGACCGTAGCGGGGATAGCCGCGATAATGCTTTACAACGACCCAGTTTTCCTGATCCCCCTGTTCTTCATGACGCTCATCGCCGTTAGGGTTCTCGGAAAGATTGAAATCCGGGAACAACTCCGCCTTCTGAAGCCCCTCATCCCCATAGTCATCATAACTCTCATAATATGGCCCCTGATATACAAGCCAAGGCCCCAGGGGCTTCTCTTTGGTGTCTCGTTCTCGATGCGTCTACTGACCTTTGCCCTGTTGACGTTCATGCTGCTGATGACGACGACCCAGCGCGACCTGATACTGGGTTTTGTGAGACTGGGCATGCCCTACGAGTTCGGCCTGACGATATCAATAGCCCTCCGCTACATACCGACGCTCTACATGCTCACGGGCAACATCATGGACGCCCAGAAGAGCCGGGGCTGGGAAGTCGAGAAGGGGAACTTCCTAGTCAGGATGAAGAGAATGAGTGCGGTGCTGATTCCCCTGCTCGTCGCCTCGCTCAAAACGGCCCACGAGCTGAGCATAGCCCTTGAGAGCCGGGCCCTGGGGGCCACAAAGAAAAGGACGTTCCTCTACGATATCGAGATGACGGGCAGGGACTACGCGGCAACCGCTGTCATCTTAATCCTGTTCGGACTGGCGCTCTACGTCCGCTACGGCCTGGGACTCGGGCACGTGAGCATATACGGCTAA
- a CDS encoding DUF63 family protein, with protein MLESLWNELWGFIYRYFWEPMFTRSGYNPVNTLVYAFMLGFGAIYTYRYILKPLRIKIDRTLFIAVTLMVVFGSTVRALVDGGILPQNPLILTPGIFFTTFFVMLPAIVLDAKLKTYPKLTFGWGALLALGANYLLVTHAKSWEPYELTLIHTFVSWIPALLVYRYRPFDRLYLYAVLAHLYDMGSTVVAIHFYGYREVHWLENILVQHFGAYFYYPWITFILVVVYYGLQKLVPDEEERRLWYLMVYVLGLGPAIRDPAQLVLQIGG; from the coding sequence ATGCTGGAATCGCTGTGGAATGAGCTGTGGGGCTTCATCTACAGGTACTTCTGGGAGCCTATGTTCACAAGGAGCGGCTACAACCCGGTCAACACGCTTGTGTACGCCTTCATGCTCGGCTTCGGTGCCATATATACATATAGGTATATACTGAAACCCCTTCGGATTAAAATCGACAGGACGCTCTTTATAGCGGTCACCCTGATGGTCGTCTTCGGCTCGACCGTCAGAGCCCTCGTTGATGGAGGGATCCTACCCCAGAACCCGCTGATACTCACGCCGGGAATCTTCTTCACGACGTTCTTTGTAATGCTCCCCGCGATAGTTCTGGACGCGAAGCTGAAGACATACCCCAAGCTGACCTTTGGCTGGGGCGCACTTCTGGCGCTGGGGGCCAACTACCTCCTCGTCACACACGCCAAGAGCTGGGAGCCCTACGAGCTGACGCTAATCCACACCTTCGTCTCCTGGATCCCGGCCCTGCTGGTATACAGGTACCGGCCCTTCGACAGGCTCTACCTCTACGCAGTCCTGGCTCACCTCTACGACATGGGGTCAACGGTGGTGGCGATTCATTTCTACGGCTACCGCGAGGTTCACTGGCTGGAGAACATTCTGGTTCAGCACTTCGGGGCGTACTTCTACTACCCGTGGATAACATTCATTCTTGTTGTAGTCTACTACGGCCTCCAGAAGCTGGTTCCGGACGAGGAGGAAAGACGCCTCTG